Part of the Mytilus galloprovincialis chromosome 14, xbMytGall1.hap1.1, whole genome shotgun sequence genome is shown below.
GATAACACGAGCTCAATAAGTGATTCCAAATTATTAAGTATTTTACCCTCGTTATCGTCAGGAAGAACAATACCAAGTAGATTATTATGAAAGTTTAAATGCTCCAAGTTTTTAAAATCAGAACTAAAGAAGAATTTTGAAATATTGCTGCAGAAATTAGTAGACACATTTAGaacttttacattttttacattatAGATTGGGCCATTCAATGCATATAATATATTATTACTAAAATCAATCGTTTCCAGTTTATTTCCTGAAAGCTTTAATTTTGGTACATCCATTCTTAGACTACCGGAGCTGTAGTTCACATGTTTTAGATTAATTGGAATCGGTACTGTAGCAGGACTAAGGAAATCTGGAGTATCCCTTTCGTTTGACTCGTCAAAGGCATTAAGATAGGTCACATCACTAGGGTCCATATACCTGGGTGCTATGACAGAGTCTCCTTTGCATGTGTATATTGAATCAGAAATACATTTTTCGGGATGAAGGTCTGTTTGATGACGAAAAAGATCTGAAACGTCTGCAGTTTCTAAATTGACAAGCAAAACTACTTCGAATATATACAATCCAAACTTCAACGGATTTCCTCTAAGTGACACAAACTTTAATGATTTTGGAAGATAAGAAATTGCGGTTTTCTCTATAGTTTGTAAACGATTTCCATCGGCAAACGCATATTGAAGCGACGTGTTATGTAAATCCTTTATATGGGAAGTTTTCAATACTGTGGTCAAGTCCGATATTTTGTGAAGATTGTTAACCTTTAATATCTTAATGTTTGAAAATTGTAAATCGCTTGTTATGTTTTCCAATCCTTCAAATTTGAGACATGTATTATTCGACACGTCGAGATACGTTATATTTTTCAACATCGTCAATGCCCCTTGATTAATTTGTTGAATCTTGCAGGTTGATATGTCTAAGTGTTGAACATGGGAAATATACTGAAAGGAATCATTTGTCAAAATCGGCAGAAAACATTTCCCAGTTGACCCTGAAAGATCGAGAATTGCAAGTTTATGTAGATTACCATATTGTTTGCTGAGGAAATGAAATCCATTTGATATGAAGTCAATATGTAAACTTTCAATTGAAACCAATTTCGAAATGTCTGGTTGGTAGTTTTTCAcgaaattattttttaagtttaaatacttcaaatttttcaaatgtgAAAACGTTTTAGCACCGAACGAATAATTTCCTTTCGACAGATCATTGTTTTGCAAGTTTAATTTTAGTAAATTCTGAAGACCGTTGAAAGACATTTCTGTTAGTGTATGAATCCGGTTATCAGACAAGTCTAATTCTGTAAGGATTGTATTGTTAGAAAAGACACCATTTGGTATATCATCAATAAGGTTATGTTTTAAGATCAACTTTATAACATAACTTGGAACGGATGGAATCACTTTCAGTTGTACATGTGAGCAGTCGACCCCCACGCCGTTTTTGTGATGTT
Proteins encoded:
- the LOC143059738 gene encoding toll-like receptor 4 gives rise to the protein MKSKYIYVIVCFNILTVICQNILHHPCSFLPRCRCRLEHHKNGVGVDCSHVQLKVIPSVPSYVIKLILKHNLIDDIPNGVFSNNTILTELDLSDNRIHTLTEMSFNGLQNLLKLNLQNNDLSKGNYSFGAKTFSHLKNLKYLNLKNNFVKNYQPDISKLVSIESLHIDFISNGFHFLSKQYGNLHKLAILDLSGSTGKCFLPILTNDSFQYISHVQHLDISTCKIQQINQGALTMLKNITYLDVSNNTCLKFEGLENITSDLQFSNIKILKVNNLHKISDLTTVLKTSHIKDLHNTSLQYAFADGNRLQTIEKTAISYLPKSLKFVSLRGNPLKFGLYIFEVVLLVNLETADVSDLFRHQTDLHPEKCISDSIYTCKGDSVIAPRYMDPSDVTYLNAFDESNERDTPDFLSPATVPIPINLKHVNYSSGSLRMDVPKLKLSGNKLETIDFSNNILYALNGPIYNVKNVKVLNVSTNFCSNISKFFFSSDFKNLEHLNFHNNLLGIVLPDDNEGKILNNLESLIELVLSKNRIPNLPENVFKSQRNLQKLDLSENMFMDITFRVSHMTHLKELDLRGNRITIISDPFTSQFDSLATKHNFSVDLNKNLLECNCISIKFIEWMTTTNVRLKNIKKYKCMLWNRTNVALHSPKETYNLLRKHCASYENLELALVLGVLLFIILIMGSLMYRYRWKLRYLYYIVKVKYSSLHSETEEEYSYMYGAFVSYADEDRIFVHNTLLQKLEVENGIQLCLHKRNFLPGNDIATNITSAIHNSRRTLVIMSHNFLKSYWCMFEYNMARMESIYERRNENVVFLMFYEQMSPRDLPLNVLEMIQSKSYIEYPNDEYGDTVFWDQLVNALK